From a region of the Oryza sativa Japonica Group chromosome 6, ASM3414082v1 genome:
- the LOC4341945 gene encoding dEAD-box ATP-dependent RNA helicase 35B, with product MAAAAAAAAAGDSPRRGTPDSDEEDYEEYVPVAKRRAMEAERLRRATKPPTTNAVAVAAPPPPPRSTSSPAVGEVAVKTSLLVKATKLKREAPEVTPAERLLQQEREMIEHLSDRKALMPVGEIAKGISYSEPITTGWRPPLRLRRMPRSRADALRRSWHILVDGDDVPPPSRSFGDLRLPEPILRALRGKGIEKPTPIQVQGLPVALSGRDMIGIAFTGSGKTLVFVLPLIMAALQEEILMPIVPGEGPFGLIVCPSRELARQTHEVIEMFLAPLMEAGYPEIRPLLCIGGVDMRTQMEVVKKGVHIVVATPGRLKDLLSKKKMNLDNCRYLTLDEADRLVDLGFEDDIREVFDHFKAQRQTLLFSATMPEKIQNFAKSALVKPIIVNVGRAGAANLDVIQEVEYVKEEARIIYLLECLQKTPPPVLVFCEHKADVDYIQEFLLLKGVEAVAIHGGKDDEERKDAFKSFKASEKDVLVATDVASKGLDIPDIQHVINYDMPAEIENYVHRIGRTGRRGKTGVATTFINKNQTETTLLDLKQLLIESKQRLPPILADLDDPQEDDKVAIAQQSGVKGCAFCGGLGHRIEACPKQQLQNSVTLARARSDYFGGGGYRGEI from the exons atggccgccgccgccgccgccgccgccgccggcgactcgCCCCGCCGCGGAACACCGGACAGCGATGAGGAGGACTACGAGGAGTACGTCCCCGTCGCCAAGCGCCGGGCCATGGAGGCCgaacgcctccgccgcgccactAAACCGCCGACCACGAACGCAGTTGCAGTtgcagccccgccgccgccgccgcgctccacctcgtcgccggcggtgggtGAGGTTGCGGTCAAGACGAGCCTGCTCGTGAAGGCCACGAAGCTGAAGCGCGAGGCCCCTGAGGTGACCCCGGCCGAGCGGCTGCTCCAGCAGGAGAGGGAGATGATCGAGCACCTCTCCGACCGCAAGGCCCTCATGCCCGTCGGCGAGATCGCGAAGGGGATCAGCTACTCCGAGCCGATCACCACGGGGTGGAGGCCGCCGCTTCGCCTCCGCCGCATGCCGCGGTCCCGCGCGGACGCGCTGCGACGGAGCTGGCACATccttgtcgacggcgacgacgtgcCCCCGCCGTCCCGAAGCTTCGGCGACCTCCGTCTCCCGGAGCCCATCCTCCGCGCGCTCCGCGGCAAGGGAATCGAGAAGCCGACCCCAATCCAGGTGCAGGGTCTCCCCGTCGCGCTCTCCGGGCGGGACATGATCGGGATCGCGTTCACGGGGTCCGGGAAGACGCTGGTGTTCGTGCTGCCGCTCATCATGGCGGCGCTGCAGGAGGAGATCCTGATGCCGATCGTGCCCGGCGAGGGCCCGTTCGGGCTCATCGTCTGCCCGTCGCGGGAGCTCGCGAGGCAGACGCACGAGGTGATCGAGATGTTCCTCGCGCCGCTCATGGAGGCCGGGTACCCGGAGATACGGCCGCTGCTCTGCATTGGAGGCGTGGACATGAGGACGCAGATGGAGGTGGTGAAGAAGGGCGTGCATATTGTAGTGGCGACTCCTGGGAGGCTCAAGGATTTGCTCTCCAAGAAGAAGATGAATCTTGATAACTGCAG GTATTTAACACTAGATGAGGCGGACAGACTAGTCGATCTTGGATTTGAGGACGACATCAGGGAGGTGTTCGACCATTTCAAGGCACAGAGACAGACACTCCTCTTCTCTGCCACCATGCCAGAGAAGATCCAGAATTTTGCAAAGAGTGCGCTAGTGAAACCAATCATTGTCAATGTGGGAAGAGCTGGAGCAGCAAACCTTGATGTCATCCAAGAGGTTGAGTATGTCAAGGAGGAAGCAAGAATCATATACCTCCTTGAGTGTCTCCAGAAAACCCCACCCCCTGTGCTGGTTTTCTGCGAGCACAAAGCCGATGTCGATTACATCCAAGAATTTCTTCTTCTGAAAGGTGTCGAAGCTGTTGCAATCCATGGTGGAAAAGATGATGAGGAAAGAAAAGACGCGTTCAAATCATTCAAAGCCTCAGAAAAGGATGTATTGGTAGCTACAGATGTTGCATCCAAAGGCCTTGATATCCCTGATATCCAGCATGTGATCAACTACGACATGCCTGCTGAGATAGAGAACTATGTGCATCGGATTGGAAGAACCGGCAGGCGTGGGAAAACCGGCGTCGCAACGACATTCATCAACAAGAACCAGACAGAGACTACGCTTCTTGACCTGAAGCAATTGCTCATCGAATCAAAGCAAAGGTTACCACCAATTCTGGCTGATCTTGATGATCCACAGGAGGACGATAAGGTGGCCATTGCTCAGCAGAGTGGTGTGAAGGGCTGTGCGTTTTGTGGTGGCCTTGGCCATCGTATCGAGGCCTGCCCCAAGCAGCAGCTCCAGAACAGTGTCACGCTTGCTCGAGCAAGAAGTGATTACTTCGGTGGTGGTGGCTACCGGGGGGAGATTTGA
- the LOC9271809 gene encoding uncharacterized protein: protein MRRRRWPARCAAALCIAVVVLQLAAAAAARSLSSSRRRAHDHGHRVALPASAAAVASSLQQPVHRAVAKAKGGGRSTAFDAGGGVPCKEKSGGHGGAPSPCSDDDDKRVVPTGPNPLHNRNKNCPHQLFLHGVFVSIPQVEDSAVHHV, encoded by the exons atgaggaggcggcggtggccggcacgctgcgccgccgcactgtgcatcgccgtcgtcgtgctgcagctcgccgccgccgccgctgccaggtCACTGTCGTCGTCTAGGCGCCGCGCGCACGACCACGGCCACAGGGTGGCgctgccggcgtcggcggcggcggtggcgtcgtccCTGCAGCAGCCCGTGCATCGCGCCGTGGCGAAGGCGAAAGGTGGTGGACGCTCGAccgccttcgacgccggcggcggcgtgccgtgTAAGGAGaagagcggcggacacggcggcgctcCGTCACCgtgctccgacgacgacgacaagcgCGTCGTGCCGACGGGCCCGAACCCCTTGCACAACAG AAACAAGAATTGCCCTCATCAGCTATTCCTCCATGGGGTGTTTGTTTCGATTCCACAAGTGGAAGATTCTGCAGTTCATCATGTCTGA
- the LOC4341946 gene encoding DNA-directed RNA polymerases II, IV and V subunit 8B gives MVEHLFEDIFTVTRLDPDGKKFDRVSRIEARSEQFDMYMQLDVATEVYPMRAGDRFTMVLAPTLNLDGTPDTGFYTQAGRKTLADKFDYVMHGKLYKISEDSSSGQATKVEIYASFGGLLMMLKGDPSSAASFELDQRLFLLIRKV, from the exons ATGGTTGAGCACCTATTCGAGGATATCTTCACTGTGACCAGGCTCGATCCTGATGGGAAGAAGTTCGACAGAG TTAGTCGCATCGAAGCTCGTAGCGAGCAGTTCGACATGTACATGCAGTTAGATGTTGCTACTGAGGTCTATCCGATGCGTGCTGGTGACAGATTCACCATGGTTTTAGCTCCTACTCTGAATCTGGATGGAACTCCGGACACTGGCTTCTACACGCAG GCTGGCAGAAAAACACTTGCTGACAAGTTTGACTATGTCATGCATGGAAAGCTCTACAAGATCTCAGAAGACAGTTCCAGTGGTCAAGCCACCAAAGT GGAGATCTATGCATCGTTTGGTGGCCTTCTGATGATGCTCAAGGGTGACCCCTCCAGTGCCGCTAGCTTTGAGCTGGACCAGAGGCTGTTCCTCCTCATTCGAAAGGTGTAG